atctaaaacttgctacaGTGAGTCTATGAGAAGAGGACTAAAGAGAGTGACAACACTCATCATCAATAGCTTGATTCGGAGTCATCATGAGCTCAGGATTAAGCATTGTTCAAGGGAACAAGACTTCTGGAAATACCTGTTTGAAGCTGGTCTATAGCAAGGGGTGATAGAAAAGCAGTAAGATGCAAGGAATGCATGAAGCTGTAGTGCAGACTTACAGAACAAAAGAGACTGATATGTGCATCAAGAAAGCATGGAAGATTCATTAGATGACCTTTCAACTCTATTCAAAACCACTAATTTTTGCATGCATGATTGAAAGAAGATTTTAAGCCCACTTGTCTCAGTTTGAATGGATATTTCATGATTGATTTGATTATCTAGTGAGCTATTCCAAACATGCTGTACTAAACACTTGTTCGATAAAAAGTATTTGAACTTGGAGGATAGTCTTTGTATTTGCAAATCAATGTAAACCATAACCATATCAAAGTATGCACATGGAGATGTAATATTCCTCAAAATAATACGATAATATGATCAAAAtctttgactttgatgaatttaaaCACTTGTCTCTCACCAGGAACTTCAACTTGATAAGAAGCTAATGGAGTAATATTCGTTTCAGAAGCAAGGTTTCAGAGTGTGGAACTATTATTCTATAAGACAATAAGGGATGATAAGTGTTTAGTTCAAAGATGTGAGTTTTAGCAATCAACGGAAAACCTTCAGCAAAGAAGTTAAAGTTTTAGTTGCTAAACCCTGATAAAATTTGTATCACATTGAAACAATCTAGCAACAATTTTTTTATCTCACAAAAATCTTCAGTGACAAAAATGTAAGCCAAATTTCAATAGTACAAAAGTTCAAATGTAAGCTGAAATCAATCATAAAAACTTGTCCATACAGATAGATAAGAACTATTCAGTAATCGATAAAACAAACTCTTTAAGTTCAGCAAAGAGTTTGGCACCATTTTTACTGCATGTGTGCGTGTGCATGCGCTTCATGGCACAATATGAGGGATGGCAGCTAAAGATGCTTGTACCTTCTCATTGGAGTGTGACAGATCAaccatgtttccttgcaaataTTTCTCGTATGCAGCAAGGTCAAAGTGGCCATGACCGCACATAGCCATTAGTATGACTTTCTCCTCTCCTGTGTCTTTACAGTGCAGTGCTTCTCTAATTGCAGCAGCAATAGCATGAGTTGGCTCTGGAGCTGGAATTAGACCTTCGGTCCGTGCAAACTGCAATGCGGCTGGCAATGACAAAGATGAAATTTAGAAACACCCAATGATTCTAGCAGTGACAACCACAAACTCACGATATTGCTTTATACATGCAACTGACGACAAAAATATCATATTGGAATAATGAACCCGACCCTGTAACACACACAGACACAAATATATATTATGTAACACTGAAGAAAAGCACAAAAATCTTATGTTCAGTTACCTTGAAAGCACTCAGTCTGAGGTATCGCAATAGCCTCCATAAACCCCATCTCATAAACATGTGAAATTAGTGGTGCCATTCCATGGTAGCGCAAACCACCTACACCACAGAACAAGTTCAATATCCTGAAACTTATAAAGAGACAACAAAAAAGAGTCCAAACTACTGATGAATTTAAACCTGCATGAATTGGGTCAGGAACAAAGTCATGACCAAGAGTATGCATCTTCATCAATGGTGTCATCCCAGCTGTGTCGCCATAATCATAGGTATAGACTCCTTCAGTCAGTGAGGGGCATGCTGCAGGCTCCACAGCTCGTATCAGGGGATCCATTCTTCCTTTGAGCATCTCCCGAATGAAAGGGAATGTAAGGCCTCCAAAGTTGGACCCTCCACCGGTGCATCCTATGATCACATCTGGGGTCTCACCTAGTGCTTCTAGTTGGCTAAGACACTCCTCGCCAATGAGAGTTTGGTGAAGCAACACATGATTCAGAACACTTCCCAGGCAATACTTGGTGTCTTCATGAGTAGCTGCAACCTCAACAGCCTCCGAGATTGCTATTCCTAAGCTACCAGGGCTCGAAGGATCTTCCTGGAGGATTTTTCTTCCAGTATTAGTAACACTAGAAGGTGAAGGATGTACTTGGGCTCCCCATGTTTGCATCATTAATTTTCGGTAAGGTTTCTGGTCATAGGATGCACGGACTTGCCAGACCTGGATGCCAAGTTGCAAGGCAGATTAATATCATGAACAAAGACATTATTACACACACATCTCCTCACTTACCTCACAATTCAGACCAAACAGGCTGCATGCAAAGGCCAAAGAGCTACCCCATTGCCCGGCACCAGTCTCAGTCACCACATTTTTCACTCCTTGCTGAGCATTATACCAGGCTTGCGGAACTGCGGTATTGGGTTTATGTGAACCAGCTGGACTTGTGCCCTCATACTTGTAGTAGATTTTTGCAGGTGTCCCGAGAAGTTTCTCCAGTCTCTTAGCTCTATAATTCAGTAAGGAAGTTGAGCTTTCTGTTCAATATGGCAGAATGTATGGGATCCAACAAGACAAACCTGATGAGAGGAGTCGGGCGCCACAGCTTATAGATGTCAATAACTTCATCTGGTATAGGGATGAACCTGTCATCGCTCAACTCTTGCCTAATCAACTCATCCGGGAAAAGGGGTGATAGATCCTCATGCTTAAGTGGCTTGTGAGTCTTTGGATGCAGAGCTGGAGGAGGTTTTATCGGGAGATCAGCAACAACATTGTACCATTGTCTTGGTATCTCTACCTTGTTTACATCACCATAAACAGCTCTGGTTCTTAGTCCATGAGCGTGGGAGAGATTTTTGTGGACTGTAAACTTTAGGCTTGGCGCTGAACCAAGCAATGATCTTTCAACACCTAAAAACACAGATAGTGAGTATTATCGATTGTCATATTTATTCATAGAATATCGGAAACAGATGTCTAGAAAGACACCTTTAAATTAGGTCATCCAAAACCTACATAGGAAAATGAACAAAAGATATCAACTAGAGAAACATGATTCAACCCAGATGTGATCCTTATACAGACAGATAAGTGCATATTAATATAAAGTCAAAAATCTCTACAGAAGTATGAAGGTCAGAAGTTTGATTTGAGTCAGCTTAACCTGTATAACTAAGTGCAAATAACCAACTATCCTCAAAAGAATGGGAAAAAGCAAGTGAATGGATAGCATGACTAGCTGAAGTCCCTCTAGCAGTTGACTATCATGAGAAATTAGACATGTTTTAACTCTCTCAAAAACAATAGTTTTGCGTGTCAACAGTTCTAGACAGCTTACTTGCTTCATTACAACCTATTAGTGTACAAAAAATAACACATTCAATCACATCTAGGTCTCAGATTTCAAGCACCCTTTAATTATCACTTCATCATTCATATATGTGAAGAAATAGAAGAGCATAAACCAAGCTCAACTTACATCATAACAACTATGAGTTATAAAAGGTTTCCTGAAACCATGATGCAACAAACTACTTAGGATTACAAAGTTGCTTCTGGTACAACAAAAAAGTCGGAGATTTTAGCTAAATGTTTGAATTCTACCCCAGAGCATGTAGTGTTCTTCAGAAGCTCCTACAGCCAATTGTTTCTTAGACACAAGCATAGGCAGTAGTTGGCTAAATTTAAAATCTGAGAATGTAAGATCAGGTTCTGTGCCAAATCTAAGTTCACATACACAAAATAACTAAGCACAACTAAAatgcaaaaaaaaggaaaaaaaaaaaaacaacatttgAAAGCCTTACCTAATAATGATTATGCCATAGCCTCCCTACATTAGCTAGTTTTGCTGTCAAACAAAACTTAGGCAGCAATACCAGACAAGCTATCCACCTATGGCCGATCTTCTCAATGAGTCGCAAGCCATGCGACTCTAAGAAAATAGGAAACTGATCATTGTTTATATCCTAAAAGAGCCACAAATACCTATTCCATGAATTTATCCTTGAAATACTAAATTTTCTATTTCAAAAGTCTCTTTTATGCGCTAAGCACAAAACTAAGAATATGAAGACTCTTTTACACATGAAATCCGCGACACTAAAAATCAGAATTTGGGCCCCTCGGGCACTTGAGACTGTCGAAATTAGATCTAAAAGATCCGACATAATTGGGCATTATGAATCTGCAAATACTGCTGCAAAGAACTCATCGGTTCGGGTCAAATCCCACCCCTGGGTATGCTTTAGATGGCAAGCCAACCATCATCATTCAATCTTGAACAAAGGTTTTTCTCGGTAGAGATGAGGTTAATGGAACTTAGACAGTCACGATAGGATCCTGTTGGCACTGCTACAGTGGATTAACGCGACACAGCAACAGGGTTCGTGGAGTTCAGATGAAGCATACCAGGGAAGGATCTCCGGAGACGGTCGGAGAAGGGGGAGGAAGGCAAGAGCGCCGTCGCCATGGATCCTCTCTGTTCCTCCTCCTCAGAAGCTTCCTTGGCAGGCCGGCCGAACCCAACACAAGACGGCGAATGCGGTGCAGTAGGGCTCCTCAGGAAGCAAGAAATCGCTCCCTATTGAGCTGCGTGCGTGACATCGACTTGATTTGGGCGGATTCAGGTAGTCAGCGCCGCATGTGTGACACGCTTCCGAAGTGGCGAGGAAGCTGCAGAAGTGCGAGGCACGAGCCGCAGCCGGACACCGTATCTATCGCAATTAAATGCACGGCGACATCCTACCCGACTCAATTCAACGCGAAGCTTGGCAGCAGCAGGGAGTGCCAAATTCGCTGGGGTCCACGCATGCTGTGCGTAAAAAGTGGGGTCTTTAGGGTGAACTTCCTTTTCTTTAACATTTGGGAGCAGCAGGAGAGTCCGAATTCCGACCCAATCGTCGTACGTGCGCGTTCACTTGGGTGGGGAAGAGACAAACCACTGGGGTCCACCCTCACTGTACAAAGAATAAGGCCTGTTTGAGTGAACATTATTTTATTGTATTTTGCCATAAAGACCAAAGTACCCTTTTTATCCTAAAGTAATagtattttcttaaaatttgaagaaaaaatGTCATATTAGGAGGCTAATTTAACTAGTAGAATAATCTCACAGCCATGGGCATAGACCTGACCTTTTTCATGATTAAGAAGAGTCTTAAACAAATGTGATTACTGAAAGCAACCATAAAAGTGTTCACCAAAATAAAGTTTAGATACCTTGCAGTGATATCATCATGGGCAGACAGATTGCAAGTCATGAAGGAAATGATTCTAaatctattcatcatgtaataaagGAATTTATCTACTTC
This Musa acuminata AAA Group cultivar baxijiao chromosome BXJ1-2, Cavendish_Baxijiao_AAA, whole genome shotgun sequence DNA region includes the following protein-coding sequences:
- the LOC103972694 gene encoding uncharacterized protein LOC103972694; protein product: MATALLPSSPFSDRLRRSFPGVERSLLGSAPSLKFTVHKNLSHAHGLRTRAVYGDVNKVEIPRQWYNVVADLPIKPPPALHPKTHKPLKHEDLSPLFPDELIRQELSDDRFIPIPDEVIDIYKLWRPTPLIRAKRLEKLLGTPAKIYYKYEGTSPAGSHKPNTAVPQAWYNAQQGVKNVVTETGAGQWGSSLAFACSLFGLNCEVWQVRASYDQKPYRKLMMQTWGAQVHPSPSSVTNTGRKILQEDPSSPGSLGIAISEAVEVAATHEDTKYCLGSVLNHVLLHQTLIGEECLSQLEALGETPDVIIGCTGGGSNFGGLTFPFIREMLKGRMDPLIRAVEPAACPSLTEGVYTYDYGDTAGMTPLMKMHTLGHDFVPDPIHAGGLRYHGMAPLISHVYEMGFMEAIAIPQTECFQAALQFARTEGLIPAPEPTHAIAAAIREALHCKDTGEEKVILMAMCGHGHFDLAAYEKYLQGNMVDLSHSNEKVQASLAAIPHIVP